Part of the Bacillus clarus genome, TGGAAACAAATTGATTCAGTGTGGTATTATTTCGAATCAGGAAGTAAGGTGACAGATTGGAAACAGATTGACGGAAAATGGTATTACTTTTATCCTACAGGTGCTATGGTTAACCCAGGTAAAAGAATAATCGATGGAAAAACGTATATATTTGATGAGAACGGAGCAATGCTAACAGGTTGGAAACAGATAGCTTCTGTTTAGTATTATCTAGATGAATCAGGAGTTATGGAAAAAGGCTGGAAACAAATTAATGGGAAATGGTATTATTTTAGCAATTGGGGAGATATGATTGCAAATGGTTCTTACACAATTGATGGAAAAAGTTATTACTTTAATGCTGATGGTTCATTAAGAGAATAGTAGGTAAATATCTTTTCGTTTTTCAGCTCTGTTTTATAGCAGAGCTTTTTATGGTTCTGGTGCAAAAAGTGATAAATTACAAAAAAAGTGAGGATTCCTATCGGAATCTTTCTTTATACCGTTAATCCAAACAATTGGTGGATAAAGATATTCTAATTTTGGACAGACTGATTATCACACGAGGCTTAGAAACATGAAGGGGTACAGCCGAGATACGTGTAATTTTTGGTCATAGGCTGTATTTTATTTCCATCATTAGATTTCGGTGTAACAAAAAGGTGTTTTATGAATACTGTTACAGATGATTTTTGATACAGTATTTTGTTACAACTAATTCAATGGTTAGGACATTTCATATTTTCAAATACAAAACGTAACAAAAACAAACGTTTATGTAACAAATACCCTCGAAAAACATTTTTTCGTAAATAATGTATCTTTGTGACCAAGTTTTACACGTATCTTAGCTGCCCCACCCAAAATAAACAACAATAAAATCATTTAAAAACAATAATCTTCCACAATTATGATTAGTTGTGGAAGATTATTGTTTTTATTAACTGGTTAGTCTAGTATAATACTTACTTTACTCTGCACCTACGGGGTTTAATATACTCTTTCCACCATCTACTTCAACGTGCTTAACTTTTCAATCGCTTGTTGCTCGGTTGGTAAGAAAAAGAAATCGTTTCCGATATTACATTCATAGATGAAATCTTTTAAGCTTTGACTTGAACACGGAAAAATCTCCAATAAATGCAACCTTCACTCGATAATTGATGAACTTCTGAAGGATTTCGCCTGCAAGGCGTGTTTTCAAATCAAAAAACTTTCGCTTAGTAGAGATTTGTTTATAATGATGCGATTGCATCCTGCTTCATATTGTACGGTTGCCATAAGATCCAATGCTGCCTGAACATCACATATTAATATCTTACTGCTTCTCACGACGGCAATATTTCCCCCATCTACTTCTACATTCTCTATATTCATAATCCCTCTCCTAGTCAGCTTACGTATATTCATCATTCCTCGGTAAACCTTCGCATATAATTTTCACAAAAGAATCTTCTGTTGTTGCTGATTCCATAGGATTCCTGTTGTATGAAATGCTTCATATTCTGGAAACATTACAAAGTTTAATAAATTAATGGTGATCGTTTTATTAAGAGAACTATATGGCATCCCTTTTTGTAATTGATATATATAGTCTTCCCCAATAATATAAGCTTCTTTTAATCATGTCATGATTATTATTTAACTGTATTTCTACATTTACCTTTGTTCCTGTATCTAATATTGCTGAAATATCTAAAATAGATAATTTATCTTCTTCATGCTCTCGATGTAAATGTGGATCTGCTATCTGTAGAGAAACAATAGGGGATTCTAAGGAATCTTGCAACATGGCATTTCAAAATGCAACTAGAATATCTTCACTACCATTTGTGCCAAATAATTGTTTAAAGGCAAAATCAATGCGTAAATTTACTAATTGTTGATTGGACACAGGTTTTCATCTCCCTGCCTAATGTTATTTCTTTTTTTATTGTATATAAAAACAATCAGGACATGCAAACAGATTCTCCCCCCTATTCTACATATATAAATCAAATTTCTACATTCATTTTTTGGAACATTAAAAACGTATAATATTATACTGTGATTCCCCTTAAATAATTTCATTTCAAAAACTTTACTTTTTGGGACAGTTTATAAAACAAATGTAGATTTTTTGATCTTTATAATAAATTACACATTTTAATTAAGCTTTTTTGTATACCTATACACATAGGGGTACAGCCAACGCACTAACATAAAACCCATGCTAAGGATTATTTGTACCGTAACAGTAATGTACATTTATGTTATAAATATTATCTAAAAATATTCATTTGAAAGAATCTACTGAAGTAGATAAGTTTGAGAAGGTAACAACTGAAAGAAATAAATTTAGTCAATTCATTTTTAAAAATAAATATATAAATATTAGGTGCACTATTTGTTTAAATAATTTCGGCGCACACAATGACATTATTTTTTGCACCACAACTGGATAAACTACTGGTGTGCCATATTACTCACTTTCCTCATTATTACAAGCTAATAGTGGTTCGTACATCATTATAGCGTGATTCTCCGTTACATATTGATCTTCTATAAACTGCTTCTGTTGATTATATACTCTACGATGAATAACATTATGTCGTATATAACCACCCCAGTATGCAGATTGAATTGAGTTTTCTTTTTCATAGACTTCATATTGATAAAGCTGCGGATAGACAGTTCTCCATTCACCAACTAAGTGCTTATCTGTGATATAAAGGTGAAGTTGATACGATTGGTCCGTTTCATTTTTGATTTGTAAATCCAAATAGTTATAGGAACAAGTCGCTCCGCTTCCAAATGGTTGGGTCCGTTTGGAATCAGGAAAGACATCAAAGCTATGACGATATCGCTCTGTTACTATCAAAGGTGTATGTAAGGTCATCCAATATATTAAATTTGAAAGTTGACAAAGCCCTCCTCCAATGCCTGCTTGAAAAGATCCATAATGTAGTATCATACCTTCTACATACCCTTTCCTCCTCGTAGGCTTACCTATTAAACGCCAGTAAGAGAATGTTTCTCCCGGTCTAATGACGATACCATCTAGCTGTTTAATGGCAATCTTTAAATTAACAACTTTATTCTGTTGATACCACATATCTACATCTTTGAGCTTGCGAAGTAGTATCGTTCGGTGTTGAATCGCTGTGCAGGGTAACTTTTCTTGTTGGAACGTTTTTGTGTATGCTTTTCCGTCTGTTAACCACTGAATGTACCTCTTTGTAGAGTAATACCATGTTCCTAGTCTAATACGATACTTAGACCGCTGTTTAGGACGTAAGTTCACTATATTCATTTTATTTCCTCTCTCCATCGTTTTCATTTGTCACCATTTACGTAATTACGCTCTCAGTCAATTGCCGTATCAACGCTTGGGAATTCACTTAAGTTTTCACTAACCATAGCATACTCTTTCTCCGGCATATCTCTTTTGATAATTTGAAATGTCATTTGGAAGACTCCACTCATTCTATTCTTAATTACTAACACGTTTAAATCTTGTAGTTTCAACTCCTTGAGCTCTTCTTCTGTAACATATTTTCGTCTTAAATCCTGTATTTTTTATCAAACGCTTTCCCTTCATGTTTTCCCTTGCAAATTCCATTCATCTTTTTTAGTAATCTTTTTTGAGTTTTCTCTTTATTTAGTTGCATCCAAAAATCTTTCTTATCTATTTCAGTTAGCTTATTTAAATCTACTTACGATACTTTAATGATTTCTAGCTGCTTTTGGAATATCTTCTGATTTTCCCTCCTTCATTCTTGTATATGTAATCGTACGAAAAGCACTATTATTAACTACCATTTCACTTTCTCAATTAAAAGTTTTCCCGCGCAGAACTGGAATACTAATTATCGCATTCTCTCGTTTTTTAACTAAATTCTTATATATCCCCCTTCAATAAGTTGTACTTTTCCTAGCTGCATAATGACCGCTGTAAATAGAAAAAAGACGCAAAAAAACAGTATATTTAATTTAAAGAGGACCTTATTTTTTCGGATTGCTTTTTATCCATGTGAAACCCTGTTTCAATACGATAAATTTAAATAAACACATTATAAATATAATGGATAACTTTAAACAAAAATTAATGAAAATTAAAGAAATTCTAAAGTATTAATATATTTTTAGTAAATATTATTGTCCATTGAACATGTTGGCAGTATTTCAGTCAATAATCTAAGTACAAAACCTATTATAGATTTAGACCTTGTAATGGAGAACCACAACATGCTTCCAAAAGTTACTCAATAGATAGTAATTATTTTGATAATGAAAGCATATTAGTTATAGATTTTATTTTTTGTATGAGGAGAATGAGGAGAATGAACAGAGTAGGAAAAGCTGATTTTGTTTCTGGATTTGTGCCGAATCATAACCATGGATCAGTGGATTATACATCTGTTGAAGCTGGGCACGTACATCAATGTTTAGATGTCACATCTCCACCGATTTCATCACAGGATGGCGGGCATGTTCATTATACAGAAGGCTATGTTATGTTTGAGGATGGACATACGCACTATTATAAGGCATACTCTGGACCACCAATTCCAGTTGGAAACGGGATGCATGTTCATTATTATGATTTTTATACGACAGAAGATAATGGGCATAAACACCGTATTAAGGGAGTGGATCAACCCGCCCCAGGTAATAAATAATCTTTATGTGAAAAATTCCTGTTTTCTTAAAAAGTCGTTTTTTGTTCGAATCATTAAAAACCTTTAGAAAAATGCTTATACCCTCTACCTATATTATCTCTTTTTTTATATACATAGCAGAGTATAGACTTTCAAGGGTTAAAGAGTGATTCTCATGTCTACAGATCAACCTGTTCCTGGTCATTTTGTTATGGATCCTCAACGTGCGATGCTTCTACCACCTGAATTGAAAGCAGCATTACCTGAATCATTAACAGAACAACTTTTTATTGAAAGATCTTTAACCGAGAATCAATTTTGGTTAAGAATTATGATAGAACATTCCCATTTTACTGCTTCGTTACTCAATCAATCGGAGAGGAATTTAGTTCATACTGCTTCAAAATTTGGTGATGATTTTGAAGTTCTTCTCAACCAGGGTAGGGACATTGAATCAATGCTATGAAAGAACCTACATATCGAATTATTAGAAAAATGAATAAAGATAGTGAAAATGCACCATTGAGTTAAGAAATTTGAAACAGGCTGGATTAGAACTGATTCAAACATGTCAAATTCGAAATGCTATTAATCTGTTATTAGCTAATCATGTTATAAGGAAGGCGGAACATTTCTTCTTTATGATTCATGTTTTAGAACAACGATTAAAGCAAAAACAAGTGGAACAATCTGTACATTAAATCTACAATTATACAAAGCGTTCATAGAATCCTATCCATTTGATCTTTATTATAGAAAACAAATAAGCACACCTTCTTATTTGAACAAGTAGGTGTGCTTATCTTTTAATTTCTATGCATTTTTACGCTTTAAGAATACTACTCCACCAATGACTAATAATAGTGCTCCAGCTGCAATTGAAATCCAACTTACAAGGTTAGTACCCGTTTTCGGTAACCATCCAAATTTTGATTCAACCTCTTTCGTAGGCAGCTGCTGTTCTTTTGGCTGGTCGTTCGGTTTCTCTTTTGAAGGTGTTTTATCTTCTGGCTGTTGTGTTGTACCCGGAGTAACTGGTTTCTTTTGATCTTTTACAGTATGTTTAATGATTCCTCCATCTGTTTTTATCTCAAATGAGAATATTTCCTCATTAATAAGATATCCTTCAGGAGCGATTGTTTCTTTATACGTATACTTACCATATGGTAGTTTTTCAAATTTTGCGATACCGTTTTTATCCGTTTTTCCTTTTACTACTTCTTTTCCTGCTTCATTATAAATCGTAAATTCTGCACCTGGAATTTTATTATTTCCATCTGCCACATCTACTTTTGTAATTTCTAGTGTTCCCGTAATCTTTTTATCTTCTACTACATGTTTAATAATTTCATCGTCTTTTGTAATTTC contains:
- a CDS encoding choline-binding protein A → MTDWKQIDGKWYYFYPTGAMVNPGKRIIDGKTYIFDENGAMLTGWKQIASV
- a CDS encoding VanW family protein codes for the protein MNIVNLRPKQRSKYRIRLGTWYYSTKRYIQWLTDGKAYTKTFQQEKLPCTAIQHRTILLRKLKDVDMWYQQNKVVNLKIAIKQLDGIVIRPGETFSYWRLIGKPTRRKGYVEGMILHYGSFQAGIGGGLCQLSNLIYWMTLHTPLIVTERYRHSFDVFPDSKRTQPFGSGATCSYNYLDLQIKNETDQSYQLHLYITDKHLVGEWRTVYPQLYQYEVYEKENSIQSAYWGGYIRHNVIHRRVYNQQKQFIEDQYVTENHAIMMYEPLLACNNEESE
- a CDS encoding GrpB family protein, producing the protein MSIEHVGSISVNNLSTKPIIDLDLVMENHNMLPKVTQ
- a CDS encoding YmaF family protein; its protein translation is MNRVGKADFVSGFVPNHNHGSVDYTSVEAGHVHQCLDVTSPPISSQDGGHVHYTEGYVMFEDGHTHYYKAYSGPPIPVGNGMHVHYYDFYTTEDNGHKHRIKGVDQPAPGNK